A window from Chitinophaga filiformis encodes these proteins:
- a CDS encoding glycosyltransferase family 2 protein — MEKKITVVIPTYKRPELLSRCLKALEEQEFDKSAFDVIVVSDGPDKYTRQLACSWKYASLIEVKYLPLPDKKGPAAARNAGWRASDAPMIAFTDDDTIPDPYWLQSIWTAWKGEPAAVYTGRVVVPIKGRPTDFEWNTAQLEKADFVTANCACTRLALERVNGFDESFETAWREDSDLEFRLLQQDIPIYHLNNAIVLHPARKARWGVSIYEQRKNIFNALLYKKFPKMYRERIQRRPAWNYYLMICCFLLGIIFALYGAYTASVVLFSAWLLMIGLFAGKRLKYTSHTTSHILEMIVTSAAIPFAATYWSLYGAWRYKVLYL; from the coding sequence ATGGAGAAGAAGATCACCGTGGTGATACCCACTTACAAACGTCCCGAATTGCTGTCCCGTTGCCTGAAGGCATTGGAGGAACAGGAGTTTGACAAGAGCGCTTTCGATGTGATCGTGGTCAGTGATGGTCCGGATAAATACACGCGCCAACTGGCCTGCAGCTGGAAATATGCCAGCCTGATAGAAGTAAAGTACCTGCCGCTGCCTGATAAGAAAGGTCCTGCTGCTGCAAGAAATGCCGGATGGAGGGCATCGGACGCGCCAATGATCGCATTTACCGACGATGACACTATTCCCGATCCTTACTGGCTGCAAAGCATCTGGACAGCATGGAAAGGAGAACCAGCGGCAGTGTATACAGGGCGCGTAGTCGTACCTATCAAAGGGCGGCCAACAGATTTTGAATGGAATACAGCCCAGCTGGAGAAAGCAGATTTTGTAACAGCTAACTGCGCCTGTACACGGCTTGCTTTAGAGAGGGTGAATGGCTTCGATGAATCTTTTGAAACGGCCTGGCGGGAAGACAGTGATCTTGAGTTCAGGCTGTTGCAACAGGACATTCCCATTTATCACCTTAACAATGCCATTGTATTACATCCGGCACGGAAGGCACGCTGGGGAGTAAGTATATACGAACAGCGTAAGAATATCTTCAATGCGTTGCTATACAAGAAATTCCCCAAAATGTACAGGGAGAGGATCCAGCGAAGACCTGCCTGGAATTATTACCTGATGATCTGCTGTTTTCTGCTGGGCATCATCTTCGCGCTGTATGGCGCATATACGGCATCGGTCGTATTATTTAGTGCATGGTTATTGATGATTGGTTTATTTGCGGGTAAGCGTTTGAAATATACTTCGCATACCACCTCGCATATACTTGAAATGATCGTTACATCAGCGGCCATTCCGTTTGCGGCTACCTACTGGAGCCTCTACGGAGCCTGGCGCTATAAAGTACTTTACCTGTAA
- a CDS encoding carbamoyltransferase, with amino-acid sequence MYTLGINAAFHDSAACIVKDGQLIAAAEDERFTHVKHGKRPIPFSAYELPYHAIDYCLKTANIHLSDVDHISYSFDPFILLPEEDADKHQIDIPLRQPSQFVPEKWISPWDPLFLSAIINAPGQLTDGYPHHLQKRFRGARFHNDQWHFVEHHLCHAASAFLPSPYYEAAVMTMDGRGEKATTTFSIGKGNNLDRISQVNMPHSLGLLYEKVTTHLGFLHSSDEYKVMALASYGKPVFVNAFRSMINLSDNGQYSIDDEQMVELLGPPRKKGDEFTAHHFNIAHSLQAVLQESVLQISDWLQKKTGADNLCFAGGVALNCVLNARIRDAGIFKNIWVQPASGDAGTALGAALWTDATLRNSQEKTFCMDHAYWGPEYNDEEIKAFLDWTKTPYRQLENVAEETAELLAQDKIIGWYQGRMEFGPRALGSRSILASPISANMQARLNEVKDREDFRPVAPVVLEEVAGEWFEGAHFSPFMLFVYDVKPDKKDKIPAVTHVDGTARIQTINRSQHSRYYDLLQAFYKKTGVPVLINTSFNTLGKPIVCTPRDAVECFWSSPFDALVIGSFLIQK; translated from the coding sequence ATGTACACACTTGGTATCAATGCCGCTTTCCATGATTCAGCGGCATGTATTGTTAAAGACGGACAGCTTATTGCCGCTGCGGAAGATGAGCGCTTCACACATGTTAAACACGGGAAAAGACCCATTCCCTTTTCTGCTTACGAGCTGCCTTATCATGCCATCGATTATTGCCTTAAAACTGCCAACATTCACCTGAGCGATGTCGACCATATATCTTATTCTTTTGACCCGTTTATCCTGCTACCTGAAGAAGACGCCGACAAGCATCAGATAGATATTCCCCTGAGACAGCCATCGCAATTCGTACCAGAGAAATGGATCTCTCCATGGGACCCGCTTTTCCTTTCTGCGATCATCAATGCGCCGGGACAACTTACCGATGGATATCCGCATCATCTGCAGAAACGTTTCAGGGGCGCACGTTTCCATAACGATCAATGGCACTTTGTAGAACATCATTTGTGTCATGCGGCCAGTGCTTTCCTCCCCTCTCCTTATTACGAAGCAGCTGTGATGACAATGGACGGTCGCGGAGAAAAAGCCACTACTACATTCAGTATCGGTAAAGGTAACAACCTCGATCGCATCAGCCAGGTGAACATGCCGCATTCACTCGGATTATTGTATGAGAAGGTTACTACACATCTTGGCTTCCTGCATTCTTCCGACGAATATAAAGTAATGGCGCTGGCATCTTACGGCAAACCCGTCTTTGTAAATGCTTTCAGGTCGATGATCAACTTATCCGACAATGGACAGTATAGTATTGATGATGAACAGATGGTGGAACTGCTGGGGCCTCCCAGAAAGAAAGGAGATGAATTCACGGCACATCATTTCAACATCGCGCATTCACTGCAGGCTGTTTTGCAGGAGTCTGTGCTGCAGATCAGCGACTGGCTGCAGAAGAAGACCGGAGCGGACAATCTTTGCTTTGCCGGTGGTGTGGCATTGAACTGTGTGCTCAATGCCCGGATCAGGGATGCGGGCATCTTCAAGAACATCTGGGTACAACCCGCTTCCGGTGATGCAGGTACTGCACTGGGTGCTGCCTTGTGGACAGACGCCACCCTGCGCAACAGCCAGGAAAAGACGTTCTGTATGGACCATGCTTACTGGGGCCCTGAGTACAACGATGAAGAGATCAAGGCATTCCTTGACTGGACAAAAACACCGTATCGCCAGCTTGAAAATGTAGCTGAAGAAACAGCTGAACTGCTGGCGCAGGATAAGATCATCGGCTGGTACCAGGGAAGAATGGAATTCGGGCCGCGAGCATTAGGCAGCCGGTCTATTCTTGCGTCCCCTATCTCTGCCAATATGCAGGCAAGACTGAACGAAGTGAAGGACCGTGAAGATTTCCGCCCGGTAGCGCCCGTAGTGTTGGAAGAAGTGGCGGGCGAATGGTTTGAAGGCGCCCACTTCTCTCCTTTCATGCTGTTTGTATATGATGTAAAACCCGATAAAAAAGATAAAATACCTGCGGTTACGCATGTGGATGGCACCGCCCGTATCCAGACCATTAACAGAAGCCAGCATAGCCGTTATTATGACCTGCTGCAGGCCTTCTATAAAAAAACAGGCGTACCTGTACTGATCAATACCTCATTCAACACACTCGGCAAACCCATTGTTTGCACGCCGCGCGACGCCGTTGAATGTTTCTGGTCATCCCCTTTCGACGCTTTGGTAATAGGTTCTTTCCTCATTCAAAAATAA
- a CDS encoding methyltransferase domain-containing protein has product MFVNTSQRTFAPEIMDDLRMEGEELRTTLDQIAQVNQLLGGNSITLQGVSMLMENVPPGKEVTIADVGCGNGDMLRKLARIGRRKNWRLKLIGIDANGYTANYAAVLSAQYPEITYYCMDILGGKFRELQYDIVLCTLTLHHFEDRQIMKLMSLFRRNAAIGIVVNDLQRSAMAYRLFQLFSRLTGMGRMAKEDGLVSILRGFKKKEIQELSRKLNFNQYTLRWKWAFRYQWIITNV; this is encoded by the coding sequence ATGTTCGTTAATACCAGTCAGAGAACCTTTGCACCCGAGATCATGGACGACCTCCGGATGGAGGGGGAAGAGCTCAGGACCACCCTGGACCAGATCGCACAGGTGAATCAGTTGCTGGGAGGGAACAGCATCACGCTGCAGGGAGTAAGTATGCTGATGGAAAATGTACCGCCGGGAAAGGAAGTGACGATAGCCGATGTAGGCTGTGGAAACGGCGACATGCTGCGTAAGCTGGCCCGGATAGGCAGGAGGAAAAACTGGCGGCTGAAGCTCATAGGCATCGATGCCAATGGGTATACTGCCAATTATGCGGCGGTTTTATCTGCACAATACCCGGAAATCACTTACTATTGTATGGATATTCTGGGCGGGAAATTCAGGGAGCTGCAATATGATATCGTATTGTGTACACTTACGCTACATCACTTCGAAGACCGGCAGATCATGAAGCTGATGTCACTTTTCCGCCGGAATGCAGCCATCGGGATTGTCGTCAATGATCTGCAGAGAAGCGCAATGGCCTACCGCCTGTTCCAGCTATTCAGCAGGCTTACGGGCATGGGCAGGATGGCCAAGGAAGATGGACTGGTATCCATCCTGCGGGGATTTAAAAAGAAGGAAATACAGGAACTGTCACGAAAATTAAATTTCAATCAATATACACTCAGATGGAAATGGGCTTTCCGTTATCAGTGGATAATTACTAATGTATGA
- a CDS encoding glycosyltransferase family 9 protein, protein MMPQSIHKIAVFRALQLGDMLCTVPALRALRTAFPEAHITLLGLPWAASFVERFSKYLDAFVHFPGYPGLPEQPVIPGQFPPFLTAMQEQRFDLVLQMQGNGSIVNPMVALMGGRYTAGYWRQEDGCPDAGLFLEYPEDVSEIERHLLLMEYLNIPRQGTYLEFPITAKDMEDFNQLELPLEAQEYLCVHPGSRGNWRQWPPHFFAAMADEFAEKGWKIVLTGTADERPLTEAVAGLMKHKSINTAGLTTLGSLGVLIKNARALLSNCTGVSHMAAAFETPSVIISMDGEPVRWAPLNKQLHYTIDWTTEPDYEIVLRKGMRLLETT, encoded by the coding sequence ATGATGCCTCAGTCAATTCATAAGATAGCGGTCTTCCGCGCCTTACAATTAGGAGATATGTTGTGTACCGTTCCGGCATTACGGGCTTTGCGTACTGCATTTCCGGAAGCACACATTACCCTGCTGGGATTACCATGGGCTGCTTCGTTTGTAGAAAGGTTTTCCAAATACCTGGATGCCTTTGTCCACTTTCCGGGTTATCCCGGATTGCCGGAGCAGCCCGTAATACCTGGGCAGTTCCCGCCCTTCCTGACGGCTATGCAGGAGCAAAGGTTCGACCTGGTACTGCAGATGCAGGGCAATGGTTCTATAGTGAACCCGATGGTTGCGCTAATGGGTGGACGATATACGGCCGGTTACTGGCGGCAGGAAGATGGCTGTCCTGATGCCGGCCTTTTTCTTGAATACCCGGAAGATGTATCAGAAATAGAACGCCACCTCCTGCTGATGGAATACCTCAATATTCCCAGGCAGGGCACCTACCTGGAATTTCCCATTACTGCAAAGGACATGGAAGATTTCAACCAGCTGGAACTTCCGCTGGAAGCACAGGAATATCTCTGTGTACACCCCGGGTCAAGGGGCAACTGGCGCCAGTGGCCGCCACATTTCTTTGCTGCTATGGCAGACGAGTTTGCGGAAAAAGGCTGGAAGATAGTGCTCACAGGTACCGCAGATGAACGTCCGCTTACTGAAGCGGTAGCAGGACTGATGAAACATAAATCCATCAATACCGCAGGCCTGACCACATTGGGCAGCCTGGGAGTGCTGATCAAAAATGCCCGCGCCCTCCTGTCCAATTGCACCGGTGTGTCGCATATGGCGGCTGCATTTGAGACGCCCAGCGTCATTATCAGTATGGATGGAGAGCCCGTCCGCTGGGCGCCATTAAATAAACAACTGCACTACACAATTGACTGGACCACGGAACCGGATTATGAGATCGTATTAAGAAAGGGCATGCGGCTCCTCGAAACTACCTGA
- the rfaE2 gene encoding D-glycero-beta-D-manno-heptose 1-phosphate adenylyltransferase, producing MELIYQTLIRAFVQPAVLVLGDLMIDTYLRGASTRLSPEAPVPVVDISSHTSVLGGGANTAANLRHLGASVTFVSLIGDDYAAKLAGDLLKKEGIRDEVVRCNTRNTMKKTRVIAGQQLLTRYDEGTEVPLDKDCEEQLIAVLEREFPLHDAVVIADYNKGLITPGIIAALERLNQQHRKFIAVDAKKLQLYKGLQPALAKPNFKEMMAMLELPEQPCSKAQQLEEMGAAIYGVTGAAITAVTLDEEGALIFQEDKLLCHTAARAVSNPNVSGAGDTYVSAFTLASLAGASALTSAEIAGAAATVAIRKSNTAHCKQAELIAYFSMKDKYIRDTEELEALCDMYRSQGKKIVFTNGCFDILHSGHVSYLERAASLGDVLIVGVNTDESIKRLKGPERPINSLNDRVQVLAGLGAIAHVIAFGSEQDDTPESLIRIIKPSVFAKGGDYSRESLPEAAAVEEFGGEVILLPLVPDRSTTLIIKRIYTTPALKVAEA from the coding sequence ATGGAACTAATATATCAAACGTTGATCAGGGCTTTTGTGCAGCCTGCAGTACTGGTACTGGGCGATCTGATGATCGATACCTACCTGAGAGGCGCCAGCACACGTTTGTCGCCGGAGGCGCCGGTGCCTGTTGTGGATATCAGTTCACATACCTCCGTGTTGGGAGGCGGTGCAAATACCGCTGCCAACCTGCGCCACCTGGGTGCTTCGGTGACCTTTGTCAGTCTTATCGGAGATGATTATGCGGCTAAACTGGCGGGCGACCTGCTAAAGAAAGAAGGCATCAGGGATGAGGTAGTGCGTTGCAATACGCGGAACACGATGAAGAAGACACGTGTGATTGCCGGACAGCAACTCCTGACCCGTTACGATGAAGGAACGGAAGTGCCGCTCGATAAGGATTGTGAAGAGCAGCTGATAGCCGTGCTGGAAAGAGAGTTCCCATTGCACGACGCGGTAGTGATAGCAGACTACAACAAGGGACTCATCACACCAGGCATCATTGCTGCGTTGGAACGCCTGAACCAGCAGCACAGGAAGTTCATTGCCGTGGATGCCAAGAAATTGCAATTGTACAAAGGCTTACAACCAGCACTGGCGAAACCCAATTTTAAAGAGATGATGGCCATGCTGGAACTGCCCGAACAACCATGCTCTAAGGCACAACAGCTGGAAGAAATGGGCGCCGCGATATATGGGGTAACAGGGGCTGCTATCACTGCGGTGACACTGGATGAAGAAGGAGCGCTTATCTTCCAGGAAGATAAACTGCTCTGTCATACGGCCGCACGCGCTGTCAGCAATCCGAACGTATCGGGTGCGGGTGATACTTACGTGAGTGCCTTTACACTGGCTAGTCTTGCAGGTGCCAGCGCATTGACTTCAGCCGAAATAGCCGGTGCTGCCGCAACAGTGGCTATCCGGAAAAGTAATACAGCCCATTGTAAACAGGCGGAGCTGATTGCTTATTTCTCTATGAAAGATAAATACATCCGTGATACGGAAGAACTGGAAGCGCTTTGCGATATGTACAGATCACAGGGAAAAAAGATCGTATTTACCAACGGGTGCTTCGATATACTGCATAGCGGTCATGTGAGTTACCTGGAGCGGGCGGCTTCACTGGGCGACGTGCTGATCGTAGGAGTGAACACTGATGAAAGTATTAAGCGTTTAAAAGGCCCTGAGCGGCCTATTAACAGCCTGAACGACCGTGTACAGGTGCTGGCCGGCCTGGGCGCCATAGCGCATGTAATCGCTTTTGGCAGTGAGCAGGATGATACACCGGAATCGCTTATCCGTATTATCAAGCCTTCCGTATTTGCCAAAGGAGGCGACTATAGCAGGGAATCCCTGCCGGAGGCAGCCGCAGTGGAGGAATTTGGTGGAGAAGTGATATTGTTGCCACTCGTGCCCGACCGCTCAACCACCCTGATCATTAAACGAATTTATACAACACCTGCTTTAAAAGTAGCGGAGGCATAA
- a CDS encoding manganese catalase family protein — translation MFHHVKDLQFNVRVSKPDPRFAALLLEQFGGGNGELKAAMQYFVQAFGARRPYPDKYDMLMDIATEEFSHLEIVGATIQLLLQGINGELKNAADNSEIMETMQGTAKKEEYIHQAMMHPEFLVHSGGGPMLTNCQGVPWTGAYVNANNDLTVDLRSDMAAESRAKITYEYLMKFTDDPYVKETLSFLMTREIAHYQMFEAALDTIKPNFPPGVLQGDPRYSNKYFNMSDTNKVKGPWNEGKSSQLGEEWQYIDNPLAYVHETQGLSGIKPEGTPRTMKGVKELDQSMSELRSTEINATAAPGEAQWSTYDDNGNGFIR, via the coding sequence ATGTTCCATCATGTAAAGGATTTACAATTTAATGTACGTGTTTCTAAGCCTGATCCCCGTTTTGCAGCACTGCTGCTTGAACAGTTTGGTGGTGGTAACGGTGAGCTTAAAGCTGCTATGCAATATTTTGTGCAGGCTTTCGGCGCCAGAAGACCATACCCGGACAAATATGACATGCTGATGGATATCGCTACAGAGGAATTCAGCCACCTTGAAATAGTAGGCGCGACAATACAATTATTACTGCAGGGCATTAATGGCGAGCTAAAGAATGCTGCGGATAATTCGGAGATCATGGAAACGATGCAGGGTACGGCAAAAAAAGAAGAGTATATTCATCAGGCTATGATGCATCCGGAATTCCTGGTGCACAGTGGCGGTGGTCCTATGCTGACCAATTGCCAGGGCGTACCATGGACAGGCGCTTATGTTAATGCCAATAATGATCTGACTGTCGACCTGCGTTCCGATATGGCGGCAGAATCGCGCGCGAAGATCACTTATGAATACCTGATGAAGTTCACAGATGATCCATATGTGAAAGAAACGCTGAGCTTCCTGATGACCAGGGAAATTGCGCATTACCAAATGTTTGAGGCGGCCCTGGATACGATTAAACCAAACTTCCCGCCGGGCGTATTACAGGGAGATCCAAGATACAGCAACAAGTATTTCAATATGTCAGACACCAACAAGGTGAAAGGCCCATGGAATGAAGGAAAGAGTTCACAACTCGGAGAGGAGTGGCAATATATTGACAATCCGCTGGCTTATGTACACGAAACACAGGGGCTTTCAGGGATCAAGCCTGAAGGTACTCCAAGAACAATGAAAGGCGTGAAAGAGCTTGATCAGAGTATGAGTGAATTGAGAAGTACGGAGATCAATGCGACCGCTGCACCGGGTGAGGCGCAATGGAGCACCTACGATGATAATGGCAATGGTTTTATCAGATAA
- a CDS encoding D-glycero-alpha-D-manno-heptose-1,7-bisphosphate 7-phosphatase, whose translation MRRAVFIDKDGTLISNVPYNADPDKIVLERGAVEGLRMLQERGYALIVVSNQAGIAHGYFREDEMQPVIAKVKQLLGEAGIALDGFYYCPHHPAGKIAQYAFSCSCRKPLPGMLLQAAEEMDIFLPESWMIGDILNDVEAGNRAGCRSVLLNNGNETVWETNQHNEPAYIANDLREAAQFIVKHATAKFRIWN comes from the coding sequence ATGAGAAGAGCAGTATTTATCGACAAGGATGGTACACTGATCAGCAACGTGCCTTACAATGCAGACCCGGACAAAATAGTGCTGGAGCGTGGCGCGGTAGAGGGCTTACGCATGTTGCAGGAGAGGGGCTATGCGCTGATCGTTGTATCGAACCAGGCCGGTATTGCTCATGGATATTTCAGGGAAGATGAGATGCAACCTGTTATTGCTAAGGTAAAACAACTGCTGGGCGAAGCCGGAATTGCATTGGATGGTTTTTATTATTGCCCTCATCATCCCGCGGGAAAGATAGCGCAGTACGCATTTAGCTGTAGTTGCCGGAAACCGTTGCCGGGTATGTTACTACAGGCAGCTGAGGAGATGGATATATTCCTTCCTGAGTCGTGGATGATAGGAGATATATTGAATGATGTGGAAGCAGGCAACCGCGCCGGTTGCCGGTCTGTACTACTTAACAATGGGAATGAAACCGTCTGGGAAACGAACCAGCATAATGAACCGGCATACATAGCAAACGATCTGCGCGAGGCTGCTCAGTTTATTGTGAAACACGCTACTGCAAAATTCAGAATATGGAACTAA
- a CDS encoding NAD(P)/FAD-dependent oxidoreductase, whose protein sequence is MPEADVIIVGGGLAGLTGALHLLRAGLRVIVIEKYPFPRHKVCGEYISNEVLPYLQWLGADPGVLQPARIDRVRISAVSGKSVEAGLPLGGFGVSRYLLDQFLMQRVVAAGGTLLEDTVTDISFENDLFRVITALDQELSARFVIGAYGKRAGLDQQLSRGFSSQKSPWLAVKSHYEGDFPDGLVALHNFMGGYCGVSKVENNIINICYLVSYDSFRRFKNITAHQQEVLYRNPHLKAVLEHSRPLFERPLTISQVSFAEKQKVDKHILMTGDTAGLIHPLCGNGMAMAIHSAKIAAEQILAFFSGQQSSREELEMNYAGAWKKAFNKRIQAGKILSAVFRKQELAAGIMSGLVLFPALLPVIVRQTHGKPFKM, encoded by the coding sequence ATGCCGGAGGCAGATGTCATTATTGTAGGAGGAGGATTGGCCGGTTTAACCGGCGCCTTGCACCTGCTACGTGCAGGGCTGCGGGTTATTGTCATTGAAAAATACCCTTTTCCAAGGCATAAGGTATGCGGAGAATACATTTCCAACGAGGTGTTACCTTACCTGCAATGGCTGGGAGCTGATCCTGGCGTTTTGCAACCCGCCAGGATAGACCGGGTAAGAATCTCCGCCGTTTCGGGTAAAAGTGTGGAAGCGGGATTGCCCCTGGGAGGTTTCGGCGTCAGCCGTTATCTGCTGGACCAGTTTCTCATGCAGCGGGTGGTGGCTGCGGGGGGAACACTGCTGGAAGATACGGTGACGGATATCTCCTTTGAAAATGACCTGTTCCGGGTCATTACCGCCCTCGATCAGGAACTGAGCGCCCGTTTCGTGATAGGCGCTTATGGAAAGAGAGCTGGCCTCGATCAGCAGTTATCGCGCGGTTTCTCCTCTCAGAAGTCCCCCTGGCTGGCAGTCAAGAGCCATTATGAGGGCGATTTCCCCGATGGCCTGGTAGCATTGCATAATTTCATGGGGGGCTACTGCGGTGTATCCAAAGTAGAGAACAATATCATCAATATCTGCTACCTGGTTAGTTACGACAGTTTCAGGCGCTTTAAAAATATAACGGCGCATCAGCAGGAAGTACTCTATCGGAATCCGCACCTGAAAGCGGTACTGGAACATAGCCGGCCGCTGTTTGAGCGCCCGCTCACCATCAGCCAGGTATCCTTTGCGGAAAAACAGAAAGTGGACAAACATATCCTGATGACCGGCGATACAGCCGGTCTTATTCACCCGCTTTGCGGAAACGGCATGGCAATGGCTATACACAGTGCAAAGATCGCCGCAGAACAGATACTGGCTTTCTTTTCGGGTCAGCAGTCTTCCAGGGAGGAACTGGAGATGAACTATGCGGGGGCCTGGAAGAAAGCGTTCAATAAACGGATACAGGCAGGCAAGATATTATCTGCTGTATTCCGCAAACAGGAGCTGGCAGCAGGCATTATGAGTGGCCTGGTGCTTTTTCCGGCGCTGCTGCCTGTCATTGTCAGGCAGACACATGGAAAACCTTTTAAAATGTGA
- a CDS encoding glycosyltransferase family 9 protein, with translation MKNEWKKCRRILCIRPDNIGDLLMSTPAIRALKQTFNCHITVLASSLGATVVPEVPEIDDAIVFDVPWVQTTGTPDPAQFSQLVKQLKDGRFDAAVIFSVYSQNPMPSIMLAYLAEIPLRLAYCRENPYQLLTHWIPDEEPYTFIRHQVMRDLELVAQVGAVTDKQQLSIRTREILWPVVCEKLLLTGLDLRRPWIILHPEVSEQKRKYPVKDWIAAGRKIRAATNCQLLITGKNNAAEAREIAAGIGGPAFSAAGLFDLEELIILIKHAPLLLSVNTGTIHIAAAVHTPVLVLYALTNPQHTPWRVTNKVLYFDVPAPLQSKNEVVKHVYRSFSAEKLPLATPDTIAEATLAMLELTAASSGSFEEPHALS, from the coding sequence ATGAAAAACGAATGGAAGAAATGCCGCCGTATCCTCTGTATACGGCCGGACAACATCGGAGACCTGCTTATGAGCACGCCTGCCATCAGGGCCTTAAAACAAACGTTCAACTGTCATATTACTGTACTCGCATCATCGCTGGGTGCAACGGTAGTGCCGGAAGTACCGGAGATAGACGACGCTATTGTATTTGATGTGCCCTGGGTACAGACAACAGGCACACCTGATCCTGCTCAATTCAGTCAGCTGGTCAAACAGCTGAAGGACGGCCGCTTTGATGCGGCTGTTATTTTTTCTGTATATAGTCAGAATCCCATGCCTTCCATTATGCTGGCATACCTGGCGGAGATACCACTCCGGCTGGCTTACTGTCGTGAGAACCCCTATCAGCTACTGACACATTGGATTCCCGACGAAGAGCCATACACTTTCATCAGGCACCAGGTAATGCGCGATCTTGAACTGGTAGCACAGGTTGGCGCTGTGACAGACAAGCAACAACTAAGCATCCGGACCAGGGAAATATTATGGCCGGTAGTGTGTGAAAAGCTACTATTAACAGGCCTCGATCTCCGGCGGCCATGGATCATTCTCCATCCGGAAGTTTCTGAACAGAAACGTAAATACCCGGTGAAAGACTGGATCGCTGCGGGAAGAAAGATAAGGGCGGCCACAAATTGCCAGTTACTGATCACCGGGAAGAACAATGCTGCTGAAGCACGGGAGATCGCTGCCGGAATAGGTGGCCCTGCTTTTTCAGCAGCAGGGCTTTTTGACCTCGAAGAGCTGATCATACTCATAAAACATGCGCCGCTGTTACTGTCTGTCAATACCGGCACCATACATATTGCAGCGGCGGTACATACGCCCGTGCTGGTGCTGTATGCACTGACCAATCCCCAGCACACCCCATGGCGTGTTACGAACAAGGTGCTTTATTTTGATGTACCGGCGCCTTTGCAGAGTAAGAACGAAGTGGTGAAACATGTATATCGTTCTTTCTCTGCAGAAAAGCTTCCTTTGGCGACTCCGGATACTATTGCCGAGGCAACCCTGGCCATGCTGGAACTCACCGCTGCTTCCTCAGGTAGTTTCGAGGAGCCGCATGCCCTTTCTTAA
- a CDS encoding type III polyketide synthase, producing MSVKITAVSKALPPYTRSTEEIMPFLDIWLSGQEDRFARKVKKIFENAAVDRRYSIMSPEEVFTNTSFEEKNDIYVREVIKLGSRCLTNALEKAGLEAEDLDYIITVSCTGIMIPSLDAYLINLLQLRQDIVRLPVTEMGCAAGISGMIYAKNFLEANPGKRAAVIAIESPTATFQLDDYSMPNIVSAAIFGDGAACAILSSHEEDGGPQIIGDGMYHFYEAEHLMGFKLTNTGLQMVLDVEVPNTIAAHFPAIIHPFLDKYGYRIEDIHHLIFHPGGKKIIQTVEELFGEMGKNIDDTKEVLRLYGNMSSATVLYVLERFMEKGVPAGEKGLMLSFGPGFSAQRILLQW from the coding sequence ATGAGCGTTAAAATAACAGCAGTATCGAAAGCCTTACCTCCTTATACCAGAAGCACAGAAGAGATCATGCCCTTTCTCGACATCTGGTTGTCCGGCCAGGAAGACCGTTTTGCCAGAAAAGTTAAAAAGATCTTTGAGAATGCAGCTGTTGACAGACGCTATTCTATCATGAGCCCTGAAGAAGTGTTTACCAACACTTCCTTTGAAGAAAAGAACGACATTTATGTGAGAGAAGTGATTAAACTGGGCAGCCGGTGCCTGACGAATGCACTGGAGAAAGCAGGCCTGGAAGCAGAAGACCTGGATTACATCATCACCGTCAGCTGCACAGGTATCATGATCCCTTCACTGGACGCATACCTGATCAACCTCCTGCAGCTGCGTCAGGATATAGTGCGCTTGCCGGTAACGGAGATGGGCTGTGCCGCTGGTATCTCCGGTATGATCTACGCAAAGAATTTCCTGGAGGCCAATCCCGGTAAAAGGGCTGCGGTGATAGCTATCGAGTCGCCTACCGCAACTTTCCAGCTGGATGACTACTCCATGCCCAATATTGTCAGCGCGGCCATTTTCGGAGACGGTGCCGCCTGTGCGATCCTCTCTTCCCATGAAGAGGATGGCGGTCCGCAGATAATAGGAGACGGGATGTACCATTTCTATGAAGCCGAACATTTAATGGGTTTTAAGCTCACTAATACGGGTTTACAGATGGTGCTGGACGTAGAGGTGCCTAATACAATTGCCGCCCATTTTCCGGCTATTATACACCCTTTCCTGGATAAATACGGCTACCGCATAGAAGACATCCATCACCTGATCTTCCATCCCGGTGGAAAGAAGATCATCCAGACGGTGGAAGAACTGTTCGGTGAAATGGGAAAGAATATAGACGATACGAAGGAGGTACTGCGTTTATATGGTAATATGTCCAGCGCTACCGTGTTGTATGTATTGGAACGTTTTATGGAAAAAGGTGTGCCTGCCGGAGAGAAGGGACTGATGCTGAGCTTTGGCCCTGGCTTTTCCGCACAGCGAATATTGTTACAATGGTAA